A region from the Dysidea avara chromosome 15, odDysAvar1.4, whole genome shotgun sequence genome encodes:
- the LOC136245749 gene encoding uncharacterized protein isoform X2, translating to MNAKRRKGHGRMQKAIRTIRFQRVVPTMPLETRNQTPKSALGVPLAHSANVTNTEAVTSSNAHPISANVAYRAASPITASITYNGALSCNGPITASVTYTTDGAVTPDATCTPGVNTATVMPTVPSPISANVTYTTSGAVTQPISDCTSTGVNTATAMPTVPSPISANVTYTTSGAVTQPISDCTSTGVNTATAMPIVPSPISAACDLDKPLSTGVYSETPAAFDFEGFEIYLRATFPKTKPQLNLQPEM from the exons ATGAATGCTAAACGTCGT AAGGGTCATGGAAGAATGCAAAAGGCTATACGAACA ATCAGATTTCAGAGAGTAGTCCCTACCATGCCACTTGAAACAAGAAACCAAACA CCAAAGTCTGCTCTGGGGGTACCTCTGGCTCACTCTGCAAATGTCACTAACACGGAAGCA GTTACATCATCCAATGCTCATCCAATCTCAGCTAATGTGGCGTACCGTGCTGCTAGCCCCATCACTGCAAGTATAACCTACAATGGAGCA CTATCTTGTAATGGTCCTATCACAGCCAGCGTTACCTATACTACAGATGGGGCA GTAACACCTGATGCTACATGTACTCCTGGTGTTAACACAGCGACTGTCATGCCAACTGTTCCTAGTCCTATCTCAGCAAATGTCACATACACCACTAGTGGGGCA GTTACACAACCTATATCTGACTGTACATCTACCGGTGTTAACACAGCGACTGCCATGCCAACTGTTCCTAGTCCTATCTCAGCAAATGTCACATACACCACTAGTGGAGCA GTTACACAACCTATATCTGACTGTACATCTACCGGTGTTAACACAGCGACTGCCATGCCAATTGTTCCTAGTCCTATCTCAGCAGCATGTGATCTGGACAAACCACTCTCTACAGGAGTTTACAGTGAAACA CCAGCTGCATTTGACTTTGAAGGCTTTGAAATATATTTGAGGGCTACATTTCCAAAAACAAAGCCACAGCTAAATCTACAGCCAGAGATGTAA